The Salmo salar chromosome ssa19, Ssal_v3.1, whole genome shotgun sequence DNA window CGTCCTCCCCAAtttaggtgccaccaacctcctgtgattccAAGATATCTTCTATCCATTTTGTGCTAACTCACTGACTGAGCTACCCGACAGGTTTCCTAAGATGGCTGCAACTTCTTCACTCAGAAAAACGACAAGCAGAAAGCCGTATTTACACCGTCTGGATAGCCCAAACATACATAATGCTgtgttcataaccaagtgggaaggtggtaatTAAAAGTGGTGAAGTCGTAAATACCAGCTGGATACATTCACATGTTTTGAACTCATTGAGAAACgctaatggccaacaagctgcGTAAACCAAAAACGAAAGGTACAGCTgtcatgcttgtaaacaaattatagtgtTCAAAAAACATTTTCCCAGTCGTGTGTGGTAAATACCACCTTTCCACTTGAATGCAGCATAAATAAGGCTACAAATaaatacacatacagtgccttcacaaagtattcataccccttgacttatttcaccatttgttgttgtttttttctcaccCTTTTACGCACAATACCCtgtaatgaaaaagtgaaaacatgtttcttAAAAAACAAAAtgctttattgaaaatgaaatactgaaatatctaatttacatgagtattcacacccatttgcTATGAccctccaaattgagctcaggtgcatccaattttctttgattatccttgagatgttggtACATCTTGATTGAAGTCCatctgtggccaattcaattgtttggacatgttttagaaagaaacacacctatctatataaggtcccactgttgacagtgcaggtCAGAGCAGAGCTATACCataaagtccaaggaactgtATGTAGATCTCCGAGATAGAATTGTAATGAGGCATAtatttggggaagggtataaatctatttctagagtgttgaaagtttccaagagcacagtggtctccataatTGGGAAAATCTGACTAGAGTTGAccgtccgaccaaactgagcaaccatgcaagaaggaccttggtcaggaaggtgaccaagaacccaatggcaactctgacagaactacagagttccttggctgagatgggagaacatgcCAGCAGTAAAGTTTCTGCAGCGCTTCACCAAGTTGAgttttatgggagagtggccagacggaagccactcctgagaaaaaggcacatcaCAGCATGCCTGGACTTTGCAAAAAAGGCACGTGAAAGACTCTGACATCAAAAAATgtgactctttggcctgaatgcaaagggctatggtctggagaaaaccaggcacccatctaacaccatccctaccgtgaagcatggtggcggcagaATCATGCTATGGGAATGCTTTTcaagtggcagggactggaagactagtaaggatagagggaacaatgaatggagccaaatccAGGTGAATCCTTGacgagaacctgcttcagagtgcaaacaaccTTAGGCTGGGGGCaaagatttacgttccaacagtacaatgaccgtaagcacacagtcaaagcaatgctggaatggcttcagaacaagaatgtgaaagtccttgagtggcccagccaaagcccagacttcaatcccattgaaaatctgcgaaaagacttgaagattgctgttcccCGCCGCTCCACAtttaacttaacagagcttgagaaaaccTGCAAGAAGATGAGAAGATTCCCAAAAccagatgtgcaaaactgatgcagacatacccaagatgactcatcaccgccaaaggtgcttctgcaaagtattgactcaagggtgtgaaaccttatgtaaatgagatatttctgtatttcattttcaataaacttgcaaacatttctaaaaacatcttttcactttgtcattatgggggattgtgtgtagatgggtgagaaaaaatatataaatgtaatccattttgaattcaggctgtaacacaacaaaatatggaataagtcaagtggtatgaatactatCTGGAGGCACTTAGGCTGGGGGCGCCTTCAGGTATCAATTGCTTCATAATACCATTAATCCACAATGTTAATAATACATGGTCACTGCTATAATAATAATTTGAAAGCAAGCAGAAATTTGATCCCAGTGGATGATGTACAGACTTGAAAATTGCTTTTGCAAATTAGCGACTCCTTGATGCAGCCTAAAGTAGATACAATACAGTAATCCTATACGTTTCTCAGGAgtaggcagagaggaagagaggcagagagagagaaagtcaaagAAAATAGTtagggggaaagagagatagaagggaagagaagcaagagagaggtgggggaagagagagagagaaaccagtgcacgcagcagagagaaagaaggagagctcTGGTGGAAAGAGAAAACATTGATCCCCAATTTAATTGGCTCCACACCACCAGTGTGTCTTATGCCCACAGGCTAATAAATAAACCCTCCAATCTGGCAACCGCTTGCTCTCAGTATGCAGTGTTCCCCATTTATAATACatcatgttatttttattttaaatacagaTCTCTTCTATAAACTACAAATATAAATGTGTTTTCAAACTAGCCTTGACTTCTTTGTGCATAAAAGTATCAAAGTCTGGTTTTCAAACGTGAAATGTCTCTTAATCTTCTAGTATCAATTAAAGGTATTTGATAAATGCATGGAAGTGAAAACAAGAGCTCCAACCATTGTGAcataactgcactgttggagctagaaacataagcatttcacttcaCCTGTGATAAAATCTGCTAAATATCTGTACccacaaacatttattttttgggATTTGTGAAGTCTCTACTGTGTAAGTAAGACCTTGAACTGGCAATGTcatttttatttctctctctccctctgaattGTTCTCTTTCCCCAAAAGATGTCATAACAGTTGAGGTTGATTATGTtctgagagagaacagagatgttTCTCTGAAAGTATTCTCATCCTCACCTCTACTGTTAAAATAATTATGCCCTTCGAAACGTgcataaataaaaatgtttgcaTGTAGGCCTACCAGTTCTTGGAATTTTAACAACAATACTGAGAAAAATCTCCAGTATTCTGATTTGAAACCCTGTATCCAAGCCAttggttacatcccaaatggcactctattccctatttagtgcactactgttgaccagggccattggagctggtcaaaagcagtgaactatatagggaatagggtgccatttgtggctAATCCATCTTTTATAATATTCATGGGAGTCATCCCATTCAATCCCTATTTCTTTGGCACACTGATAGCTCAGTAGTTGATATTTGTTAGAGGCGTGTTTCACACATCAAGCTCACAGATAGCAACAGGAgggaatcagtggaggctgctgatggaaggacggctcatagtaatcgCTGGACTGGAGTCACTGAAATGTTATCGACCACATATTAACCACACGTGCATTGACTCTATTCCAGACatcattatgagctgtcctctccTCACCAGCCTCCACAAGAGGGAATGCTGTGCATGTGTGTCCTCTGCTTAGCCTAATGCCCTAAAATTCAACTCTGGACATCATAGCTAGTTCCactgtttgttttattttatcgttcccctctaaccagggactgatttagacctgggacaccgggTGGGtgaaattaattatcaggtagaacagaaaaccagcaagcTCTGGACCTTGTAGGGTCAGTGTTGAATACCACTGGTCTATATATTCTAGTCACCCAAACCCTTCTGACCTGCTATATTGAACACGGTAATGATTGAAATAGATATTGACACAATTCAGAGAGGGGGAACTGTTAGATGTAATAAAAGGCTTCCATACAAAATACATGTGCTTGGATCGTCCTCCATCTGTACCAGTCTGATTGGGCTTCATTCACTGTGGTGAAGATGGATAAAAACACATCTCATTTCCCAGCGCTGAGGACTTGGCCAAGGCCAGCCAAACTGTTTCTTAGAAGCCGTTTCAAAGTGTAAGTCCTGGCCTCTGCACACAATTTAGCGTGATTTAACATTGATTTAGTTAGTTCAATGGAAGGGCTTTGCCAAAACAGAGTCAAATAGTGTATGTTCAAATATActggttggagggatggagtgataTGGACAGGTAAAAAAGGAAGATTGCACATTCGAttgaatctgtggaaagaactgaaaactgctgttcacaagcgctctccatccaacctcactgagctcgagctgttttgcaaggaggaatgggcaaaaatttcagtctctcgatgtgcaaaactgatagagacatacccaagcgacttgcagctgtaatcacAGCAAAAAGTggtgctacaaagtattaacttaagggggctgaataattttgcacggacaatttttcagttttctatttgttaaaaaagtttgaaatatccaataaatttcgttccacttcataattgtgtcccacttgttgttgattcttcacaaaaaattacagttttatatctttatgtttgaagcctgaaatgtggcaaaaggtcaaagttcaagggggccgaatactttcgcaaggcactgtacctagGACTTACACACCCTCATTTCATTACACATCACCCCTAGTTACTGTTGCCAAGACCATCAAGACCCTTATTGGTAAACCACTAATCGAGTAACAGTTCTTTGTCTTTTGTCAATGCTAGCAAAACCCACAAACAATGCTTTTAACATAGTGTTTTCAATTTACATATTTGacatacatgattacattgtgtatGTTCATTCATACATAAACTGTTATTTTATAATGTCCTCacatgggatttgaactcacaacttcTTTGTTGTCAGATCTTCCTGCTATGCCACCATGTCTGTATCAATGACTTATTACACCTGTTGGCCTATTCCTACATGTTGCACTTCAATGTAAATCTCAGATCTGTTAAAAAATACCCTGAAGAAAAACAACtatatttatcatagtgatttAGGAGTTAGATTAAAATCGAATAACATCCAACAACAGACAACTATAGTGAAAATCCAAACGCTGAAATAAGTCAATTAAATCAAtggagaatagtcagattaatttATAATTAAAATAGCAGGGCAGATGGCATTCTTTCGCTaagtgcagagatgtattataggtAATGAATGTGCAGGGGACTTCTGTAATTCGACAAACTTTGTGGCACAGCAGAAATCTCAGCATACACCAAATTCCAAGGACGTGAGTTCAAACCCCTAGGTGGGGTCATATTGAAAAGTCAGTACAAAGTGATCATGTCAAATGTAATAATTTTGTTTAGCTGAACATACCATTTCATTACTTATAATGGTTTGCgcaacaaaaacatccagggGACCATAACACAATGTCCCAAGAAAGTTCAGGGGACATACGTCCTAAAAACGCCCTCGGGGACATCCACAGGACaaccgggaactagacaaaaggggaccatgacacaatgtcCTAAAAATgttcaggggaccatgacacaacatcccaagTACATCCACAGGACAAGTACATCCAAAGTCCTGAGAACACCCTAAAAAGGTCCTGACATGGTCCTCAGTGATGTCCTGATAACTTACAGGGAACTACACAAAGGTCCCCCAGAGAATGTTCCCTTGGGACCATCACGCAACGTCCTAAGGACTAGTAGAATGAAAGTCCTGAGAACGTCCTAAAAAGGTCCTGACACGGTCCTCAGTGACATCCTGGGAACGTACAGGGAACTACACAAAGGTCCCCCATAGAACGTTCCCTTGGGGCCATCACGCAACGTTCttagaacattcccagaacatcaGTGGGATAACGTCGCGCCGAAACACAAGGTTTTCCTGTTTGCTGGGAACACTACAGCCAAACTACACCGTCTTCACGCAACCGCAGAAGGATAAAAAACAGGAAGTAGTTggttgttgttagctagctactattttTTGACAATCCCTAATGTAACATCTTACATCCTTTGTCATCCTGTCTTTCATAGCCCTTATGCTGGCATTATCTGTTTAACTTTCCTTTATGTTTTATAACTACTTTGATGCTTAGCTGTTTACTATCCCCATTGAAATGTAGCTATAAAGCTTCTGTTTTTGTCATGCTAGCTAAAAAGTATATGTGCTTGTATGCAAATGTAGGATGTTCATATTGGTATACTTACCCATTCTACTTACCTCTTTTGAACTGTTGCCAAGGAGTCCCTCGACTTAAGAAGACTGAAAACTGGAGGCCATTGTTGGAAAGATTAACATTGTTTATCAAATGTTTTTCTGTGTTGTCTTATGTCACCTCTGTTAGTAGAAGATTGATAATGGCTTTTAATTGGTTTTCTCTTGTGCATGTCTTTATTTTCTAAAAGGTTACGTGGTGGAGAAATGTGgctgcaacaaaaaaaagaggATCTGAAGAtctgtggaggctcctcagaggaggaaggagaggaccatcctcctcagtgaatttagggggaaaaaatagtgaaacattaaaaaagtgatGTTACTGAAACACATGGCTCAAACAgaaagggatgctatgttagctagctggctatggctaccCAAcattggaactcttccaagtcaatgtAAGCTTTTGGTTTGATTAATTTactgccaccggggcccgccggtgtgACTGCTAAACTTCTtgaacactgtactgcatgattgtagcaggtttactaacacgttagttctattagctgcagtatgttgactatgacgttagctaatatggtgacaacggtgtaggctgtgtgtagtggttagcagttatgatatgaaggtttggcttggaaaggttttttcgcctggtcacagacagctgatgtgttgtccacaagagaagggaaaaggtgagaggaggagagcgtgtagatgcgagaaggaattatacaatgaccaaagtgatcatgctgtttgtatgaggctgctatgaaagtgtgtttgcatgtgatcagaggtgtattcattctgccgattctgttgaaaaacatttcttaaacgcaAGCAAACAGAAAGAAACGGGGATAACCATATCTGAatatgtccaatagaaactcttgtttccaactgttggactaatgattagatcagctagatgcaggcaagggtgtgcaaggcagtattgaatgtgtcactgtctgtcatcttGATTACTAATTTTTCTCTCAACCTGTGCACCTTTGTTGTAAACTTGCATTCATAAACTAGGTTGTagtaacctcatgatgggtaaagGGACATTTTTGTATCATGTAGTAGGCTACACCTACCAATGTTACATtgtgctgggtgaatggaatatgaatgacactcattcaatatgctgtaatagaaatgagGCCATGCACATAAAGAAAAAAtatatcctcctccctcatcttaaacagcaccgaccgccactgctgAAGATATGTCAAAACTGAATGAAGACAAGGCCTCAAAGGGATTAACAAAAAAGTGCAAATATGTCATTTAATATGCCATTAATAACACATTTTAAAAAATGCAATTACTTTTGTATTAGCTTATTATTTGTTtgattatataactacagttagaaACTTGAGGAAACAACATGTTCACTAGCCTAGTAGTGACGCAGTAGTGGAACAAGATGTTAATAGTGATTTTGGTAAcactatttggatagtccatctgtagaacCTTTACAGACTGTCAGTAACATTTAAacgagggcctcccgagtggcgcagcggtctaaagcactgcatcgcagtgctagacgCGTCACTACATATCCGGGTTCGCAACCGGGAAACCCATGAGGctatgcacaattggcccagcgtcgtccaggttaggggagggtttggccggctgggatgtccttgtcccattgggctctagcgactccttgtggcagctgggcacatgcacactgacttcgatcaccagctgtacggtgtttccactgacacattggtgcggctggcttcccgggttaagcgagcagtgtgtcaagtagCAGTGCAGCTTGTCAgtgtcgtgttttggaggacgcatggctctccaccttcgcctctcccgagtccgtacaggggttgcagcgatgggacaaaactgtaactaccaattggggacaaaaaggggtaaaaagtaccacacaaaaaaataacatttaaacaAACTATcttctagccctaaccctaactcttatcccaaaccatttttttttttgccctagcactacacagctgattcaaataattaacTAATCATCAACATGTGAcagtttgaatcagctgtgtagtgttagggcaaaaaccaataCGTGCAACCCTTGGGATCccgaggacagagtttgggaaacgctgccctAACCTTTATTCTAAtcctaaccttagcaagcagttgcttataagcagatagtttgttgataatgTGAAAatccggactatccaaataaactgTGACCCAGGATTTTGAATAGGCAAACAGTAATAAATATGTCAGTTTTCAAatagtaattccaaagggtttatGTAGGAAATGACAAAGGATCAGGAGCATTTCAGCAGTGATCAGTAGTGacacagcaccacacacacacacacacacacacacacacacacacaaagggcagTAGTATTTCAGTAGGGATTGAGTAGGCATTGTAGTGGGGTAATATTTATCTTATACCTCACATGATAAGACTATGCAATTCGCCTATTTACatgtttatctgactccataaagaTAAATAAAATATGCAAAAAAGCATCAGGCAACGAGTTGACGTTGACTAGCAAGAACTAGTCAACGTCAACTCGTCTGAGAATTGTCTTGATCAAAAGCAGATTAACAGTGGCGAATTACAAATTCAATAGAAAGGAGAACCACTTACAATGTAACACACAGCAATTGTATGTTCTTATGGAAAAGTTAATAAAATAGTTACAAGTGACAGAAGTGAGAGACCGTAAAGCAATTCAAATAGCACCCTAAAGTGGTTATCCACTAAGTGGAAAAATCatgttaattaattaatttaatttCCATGTAACTTGAAAATGAGACAGAATGTCCACAGTCCATGATTCGGATAAAATTAGAAGGAATGGAATGGTAAACGTTTTATATGATAGCCAGACATTCTTGGTACCCACATAGCCTATGCACCATCCCTCCCTCAGTGACCTTAGACTAATCTGATGTTTTTACCGTAGGTAcattattgtttttattgtattgttgtcgatttaataaataaaaataaaaatccaaagtttggacacgcctactaattcaagggtttttctttatgtcaAGATTTACCAGGGTGATGGAGCTTTATGGATaagagccaatttatgcttgatccaaaAATGTGGTCGAGGCGCGGTATGGATAGTGTGACGCAATATTGTGTAGCCTCTGGAGGCACGTGAAGGCCCAATTGAGCTCAGTACCGcatcactgtccttctctcaaattgtgtaacAATGTGGAGGGCTCCATATAGCTTGTATTGACATGACTGGTTGACTGTAGGTGAGGgcaggaggtcctgtataaacacaaattcacatccttgacaacttccttcacaacagctctgcacaACTAAGCGccagaagtatgaatgccctgccCGCTGCAGAGGCCATAGCACCGTAAATGCCGCACGGCCAATGCAGatgtcggattgaccatgcagagccttttaTGGTGGTGCACATCTGTCTGTGCCTAGATTATGTTTTTGACTAGATGGGTTGGTGCTAATGTCACAAGTGACTTTTCCTAGCATGTTTGGATAATTTACGTAGCAGGTTAgaataattaggttaaggttaggacaagGGTTAAGGTTTGCTAAAATTATAGGTGACGTCACTTTCACATTAGCGACATCCCTTCTAGACAAGAACCTAGATGATGGAGAGGGCTTGCTATCGCAGCCAGCATGGTAGCCTCAAACAGGTGTAAGGTTAGAAATAAACTCGGCACCTGATTATAGACGGAATGTAGTTTACAATATTTTGACACTGTATAATCAAGCATTAGCCTGGCTAGCCAATATGTTATGAATATACTATATAATGACCAGTGGTGGaagaagtacccaattgtcatacttgagtaaaagtatagacacgttaatagaaaattactcaagtaaaagtgagttgcccagtaaaatactacttgagtaaaagttaaagtatttggtttatatatacttaagtatcaaacgtaagtgtaattgataaaatgtacttaagtatcaaaagtaaaagtagaaatcatttcaaattccttatattaagcaaaccagactttctctttttttttaaatgtatggataACCAGGGGCTCACTCCTACActgagacataatttacaaacaaagcatctatgtttagtgagtccgccagatccgaGGCAGGGATGTACTCTTTATATGTGCTTGAATTTTACAATTTTCCTGTActtctaagcattcaaaatgtaaggagtactttaaggtgtcaggggaaatgtatgaaaaaagtacattattttctttaggaatgtagtaaagtaaaagtaagttgtcatgaaataaaaataaagtacagataccaaaaaaaaactgcttaagtagtacttgaaagtatttttacttaagtactttacatcactgaTGATGACCATGGGTTCTGTTTCCTCTGCTGTTATGAATGAAGTATATTTCCAATAGGCCTAGATGAatgccttcttcttcttctcccagtaaaatactaattaGGTTTAAGATTAGGCTAATTTGAGAAAATAACGGATAAAGTGATGTTTTACTTCTTCGCTAAAAGCAATGGTTTATTAGCAATCTACCATGATTAATCAAATAAACATGACAGAATAATTTTTCAGATTTGATCTGTCTTAAATCAGATAGGCCTACTAACTTCATCAAGTGAATTGTTTGTCTAGGCATATTAAAATCAGCATTTTAGGAATAACTCGAATAGTTTGATTATAATTTCCAGTTAAATCCTTTTTTTCATTAGAATGCGCTTGTTTCATTACTTTACTCGATGCGCAGCCGAATTTAATGACTTCTGACAAGTGTGTGCCTCTCTCCAACACTTGGCTCGTGCGTCCGGTTTGCGTCTTTTGTTGGTGATGGCAAACACTGAAAAGAAAAAGGTTTTCCCCCTTTACCCTCCACCGCTAATCCCGTCAGTGAAATTTGGTCTCATTTCTTCTTGTCTTGCTCTGACAGGCATGTATGCACTCCAATTTACCCTcgtcatggggggggggggctctaatCTACTCGTCCGGCGGGGTTTGATCGCAGGCCTGCCTCCTCGGTTCAATGAGACGCTTCATTAAGTTTAATATGAGGAGTGTGCCAACAACTGTCAGGACCTCCTACCACGTGTTGCTGGAGCTCGCCAACTATCCAACTCTGAGACCACTCTACAATATGTGTGTATTATTCACTTACAGATTTTTGGAGAGGCAGTTGTCAGAGTAAAGAAAGCGTGGGTTACCGCAGTTCTAATGTGCGCAGAGAAAATAGGGCCCACATTGCTTTAGTGGACAGCGCTAAATCGGATGAGATTATACACATTGCGTTTGTGGCCTGACTGTCAGTTATCCTACTGTTCATTTAGCTTTTTACATACATTTATAATTATTTGACCCAaggttttcctctctctcttttgtgaGAATAAGGCTACACCTTTGAATTCAATTATCCAGCCTACAAATCCATTTGTGACTATGTAAATGAAGGCCTAGGATTTCTCCTAAAGGACTATGATTTCATAAAATCTATATTTTCCCCATGGTTGCAATTATGAAAACGTTTTTTGCATTGGGGGGGGGCAGAGAAGATGTTAGCCTGCTGTGCCATTAGCCTATAGGATAAATCTTAATAAAATAATTCATAGACAACGAGCTCTAAAAAAAAATTGGCCTGATCGCACTTTGCCCAGAGCCAAGCCAAGCCCCATGAGCACAGCGATCACTCAGATGGACCTAATCCACTTTTGATGAACTTGGTTAATAAGACTTCCTGCTGACATTATCAAAGGGATCTAACTCTATTCATTACGCGCACACGACCCTTGCCACGCCCATAGCATCCTCACAAGCTCTGGCGTTTGTCAATAAATTCTCCCCTCACACCAGAAACTTTTTTAAGCCACGGGTCTAGAAGTTCAGTTACGTCTGCACTGTTGAATCTATACCCTAGTCGGGACAATGCAACGCCGCAAAAGTCTATTTGCGCCATACATCTCCAGAGACGCAGACACTGTTGCTGATTTGAAAGTGCAAGTACATCCTATAGACCTGCCACATGGCGCTCTTGGGCAGACAAgttggacagaggagagagcagagcgcAGGAGCGAATGTGACACGTGCGCTGTTGGGGAACTCAGATTGCCAGGGCTCGGATACATCGAACAGGACCAGAGCACCATCGACAAAGCGCAAAGGCGGCGGCGCATGGCTGCTAACGcccgggagaggaggaggatgctcGGCCTCAATGTTGCCTTCGACCGCCTCAGGAGCGTTATCCCTAACCTGGAGAGCGACAAGAAGCTGTCCAAGTCAGAGACTCTTCAGATGGCGCAGATATACATATCGACGCTCAGCGACTTGTTGCAGGACAGGCCCTGCGTAGCGGAATTCAGCACCACTGAACTTGAGAGCAAGGCGAAGGTGGACACGGCCCCAACGGGAAGGCCAACAATGAACTCCACAGCAGAAGACCCAGCTGTAAAGCTACCTGGGCCAGGTACATACAATATATGTAGAGACAGTGGAAACGTGATGCGCGCGCCTTGCGA harbors:
- the LOC106578988 gene encoding class E basic helix-loop-helix protein 23 — its product is MQRRKSLFAPYISRDADTVADLKVQVHPIDLPHGALGQTSWTEERAERRSECDTCAVGELRLPGLGYIEQDQSTIDKAQRRRRMAANARERRRMLGLNVAFDRLRSVIPNLESDKKLSKSETLQMAQIYISTLSDLLQDRPCVAEFSTTELESKAKVDTAPTGRPTMNSTAEDPAVKLPGPGTYNICRDSGNVMRAPCEEQKTELRGFTNLWERTSGTK